The following are encoded in a window of Salinibacter ruber DSM 13855 genomic DNA:
- a CDS encoding ABC transporter permease produces MSFHKIWLILRSEFWRRVRSKAFVLATLLVPFGAVLLFAAPALFGYLADQTDEQTVAVVDETGRLADSLTATGGEGLTFRPVEAPTDSVRRAVRDGRYDGYLRLPASLLDGTGEATYYSVEGGGLTLRSDLDARVNRVVRRHRLATAGASADVLSIVDSDVGLATRKLSEEEGTTDDSTLAYTAIGYVMAFAIYFAVFFYGQYVMQGVIEEKSSRVVEVIVSSVRPFELLMGKVLGIGAMGLTQMVTWAALATGGMAAIGPVLALFFAPSDLGASPGASPDAMREAAGISVPTIPLDLVVWFILFFVGGFLLYASLFAAVGSAVEQQQDAQNLLLPVMTPLILPILFLIFVIESPNATVSIVTSIIPFFSPILMVLRLAITSVPLWEVATAFVLLVGTFVGMIWVAGRIYRVGILSYGKTPGLREIARWATYR; encoded by the coding sequence ATGTCATTCCACAAGATTTGGCTCATTCTGCGTAGTGAGTTTTGGCGCCGCGTTCGGTCGAAGGCGTTCGTGCTCGCGACGCTCCTGGTGCCGTTCGGGGCCGTCCTTCTGTTCGCGGCGCCCGCCCTGTTCGGGTACCTCGCCGACCAGACCGACGAGCAGACCGTCGCCGTCGTGGACGAGACCGGCCGGCTTGCCGACTCGCTCACGGCCACGGGCGGGGAGGGCCTCACCTTCCGCCCCGTCGAGGCCCCAACCGACTCGGTGCGGCGGGCCGTGCGGGACGGCCGGTACGACGGGTACCTGCGGCTGCCCGCGTCGCTGCTGGACGGCACGGGAGAGGCCACCTACTACTCGGTGGAGGGCGGAGGGCTTACCCTCCGGTCGGATCTCGACGCGCGGGTCAACCGGGTGGTGCGGCGGCACCGCCTCGCGACGGCCGGCGCCTCCGCGGACGTGCTGTCCATCGTGGACTCGGACGTGGGGCTCGCCACGCGCAAGTTGAGCGAAGAGGAAGGCACCACGGACGACTCCACCCTCGCCTACACCGCCATCGGCTACGTGATGGCGTTCGCCATTTATTTTGCCGTCTTCTTCTACGGCCAGTACGTGATGCAGGGGGTCATCGAAGAAAAGAGCAGCCGGGTCGTCGAGGTCATCGTCTCGTCGGTCCGTCCGTTCGAGCTGCTGATGGGCAAGGTGCTCGGCATCGGGGCGATGGGACTGACCCAGATGGTAACGTGGGCCGCGCTCGCCACGGGCGGCATGGCGGCCATCGGGCCCGTGCTGGCCCTCTTCTTCGCCCCGTCCGACCTGGGGGCCTCTCCGGGGGCCTCCCCGGACGCGATGCGGGAGGCGGCCGGCATCTCCGTCCCCACCATTCCCCTCGATCTCGTCGTCTGGTTTATCCTGTTCTTCGTCGGCGGCTTTCTTCTGTACGCCTCCCTCTTCGCCGCCGTGGGCTCGGCCGTCGAGCAGCAGCAGGACGCGCAGAACCTGCTGCTGCCCGTCATGACGCCGCTCATCCTGCCCATTCTCTTCCTCATTTTCGTGATCGAGAGCCCGAACGCGACGGTGTCGATCGTCACGTCCATCATTCCGTTTTTCTCCCCCATCCTCATGGTGCTGCGCCTTGCCATTACTTCCGTTCCGCTGTGGGAGGTCGCCACGGCGTTCGTCCTGCTGGTGGGCACCTTCGTCGGGATGATCTGGGTCGCCGGGCGCATCTACCGGGTCGGCATTCTCTCGTACGGCAAGACCCCGGGGCTGCGCGAGATCGCGCGGTGGGCAACGTATCGGTAG
- the tig gene encoding trigger factor has product MDTTLSKASPVEYELDLHATADELEPKLKEALNAQRKNMDVQGFRKGKVPLGLVKKMHGEAIGYRVAEQFVQEAFEEEVEETDAIEPLGQPTLVDLDYELDADLQATLRFGVRPGVELEDLSSVEITMLDPEITEEDVEDEIERLRKEEADLLPLEEEAAEDTDYVNIDLQRIDPDTDTPIIGDKDEDLTFFLDDDRLKEELREALVGQKAGDTFRVELPQEHPAHEHAGHGHPHEHEGDGEDRLYEVTVNDVKRRDLPPLDEEFVRRVTEGELDDLEAFRNDIRERLQEAWNERAREMAQGEVIDKMLELHPVPVPESVIEGYLDSFVKQVEEENDGELPEDFDEEHFRQRNRRDAEDQGRWMLIRDQIVEEQDLEVSNEEIQTFFAEQSGGEEQVTAQQIEQFYQTMPQMMEKVEQQILSDKVYDFLFDRLDVESKSREEFEEEMQQQQQQQAQRQRMAP; this is encoded by the coding sequence ATGGACACCACACTCTCGAAGGCCTCTCCGGTCGAGTACGAATTGGACCTCCACGCCACGGCCGACGAGCTGGAACCCAAGCTCAAGGAGGCCCTGAACGCCCAGCGCAAGAACATGGACGTGCAGGGCTTCCGCAAGGGGAAGGTGCCCCTCGGCCTCGTCAAAAAGATGCACGGCGAGGCGATCGGCTACCGCGTGGCCGAGCAGTTTGTCCAGGAGGCCTTCGAAGAAGAGGTCGAGGAGACCGACGCAATCGAGCCGCTCGGCCAGCCGACGCTGGTGGACCTCGACTACGAGCTGGACGCGGACCTGCAGGCCACCCTTCGGTTCGGCGTCCGGCCCGGGGTGGAGCTGGAGGATCTCTCGTCGGTCGAGATTACAATGCTCGACCCCGAGATTACCGAGGAGGACGTGGAGGACGAAATCGAGCGCCTCCGGAAGGAGGAGGCCGACCTGCTGCCCCTCGAAGAGGAGGCCGCCGAGGACACCGACTACGTCAACATCGACCTCCAGCGCATCGACCCGGACACGGACACCCCCATCATCGGGGACAAGGACGAGGACCTCACCTTCTTCCTCGACGACGATCGCCTGAAGGAGGAGCTCCGAGAGGCCCTTGTGGGACAGAAGGCGGGGGACACGTTCCGCGTGGAGCTGCCCCAAGAGCATCCGGCCCACGAGCATGCGGGGCACGGGCACCCACACGAGCACGAGGGAGACGGTGAGGACCGCCTCTACGAGGTGACGGTCAACGACGTGAAGCGCCGCGACCTGCCGCCGCTCGACGAGGAGTTTGTGCGCCGCGTCACGGAGGGGGAGCTCGACGACCTGGAGGCCTTCCGCAACGACATTCGCGAGCGGCTACAGGAGGCCTGGAACGAACGAGCCCGTGAAATGGCGCAGGGCGAGGTGATCGACAAGATGCTGGAGCTCCACCCCGTCCCCGTGCCCGAGTCGGTCATTGAGGGCTACCTCGACTCGTTCGTCAAGCAGGTGGAGGAGGAAAACGACGGCGAACTGCCCGAGGACTTCGACGAGGAGCACTTCCGCCAGCGCAACCGCCGCGACGCCGAGGACCAGGGCCGCTGGATGCTCATCCGGGATCAGATTGTGGAGGAGCAGGACCTGGAGGTCTCCAACGAGGAGATCCAGACGTTCTTCGCCGAGCAGTCCGGGGGCGAGGAGCAGGTAACCGCTCAGCAGATCGAGCAGTTCTACCAGACCATGCCGCAGATGATGGAGAAGGTGGAGCAGCAGATTCTGAGCGACAAGGTGTACGACTTCCTGTTCGACCGCCTCGACGTGGAGTCCAAGAGCCGCGAGGAGTTTGAGGAGGAGATGCAACAACAGCAGCAACAGCAGGCGCAGCGGCAGCGCATGGCGCCGTAA
- a CDS encoding ATP-dependent Clp protease proteolytic subunit produces the protein MVDDFVKFSRGLTSLPGGIYDGDLGDQPMSGLVPMVVEQTTRGERAYDIFSRLLKERIVFIGTPINDQIANLTVAQLLYLASESSEKPINLYINSPGGVIYSGLGVYDTMQYIGAPVSTICVGLAASMGSVLLAAGEDDSRACLPNSRVMIHQPMGGAEGQASDIEIQAEEIMWLKERLYEILALHTGQDIDQIEADADRNYWMSAEEAEEYGLVDNVLNPDNLEGLKSIQPNGEAADDSEDDA, from the coding sequence ATGGTTGATGACTTTGTCAAGTTCAGCAGAGGCCTGACCTCGCTCCCCGGCGGCATCTACGACGGGGACCTGGGCGATCAGCCCATGTCGGGGCTCGTGCCCATGGTCGTGGAGCAGACGACCCGGGGCGAGCGGGCCTACGACATCTTTAGTCGCCTGCTGAAGGAGCGCATTGTCTTCATCGGCACGCCGATCAACGACCAGATTGCCAACCTGACGGTTGCGCAGCTTCTCTACCTGGCGAGCGAGAGCTCCGAAAAGCCCATCAACCTCTACATCAACTCGCCGGGCGGCGTGATCTACAGCGGCCTCGGCGTCTACGACACGATGCAGTACATCGGCGCGCCGGTGTCGACCATCTGTGTGGGCCTGGCGGCGTCGATGGGCTCGGTGCTGCTCGCCGCCGGCGAGGACGACAGTCGCGCGTGCCTCCCCAACTCCCGCGTCATGATCCACCAGCCGATGGGCGGGGCCGAGGGCCAGGCCTCCGATATCGAGATTCAGGCGGAGGAGATCATGTGGCTCAAGGAGCGCCTCTACGAGATTCTGGCCCTCCACACCGGCCAGGACATCGACCAGATTGAGGCGGATGCCGACCGCAACTACTGGATGAGCGCGGAGGAGGCCGAGGAGTACGGCCTCGTGGACAACGTTCTGAACCCCGACAACCTGGAGGGCCTAAAGTCCATCCAGCCCAACGGGGAGGCCGCGGACGATTCGGAGGACGACGCGTAG
- a CDS encoding peptidylprolyl isomerase encodes MRSPTLSRLLPVVALPALLLLVGCGGESGTSSETADVPYQVGSPVSDSTVALVVSSEYGADTLSAQRYQQQVRMSMKRQAPSQQSEDQMQETHRQLIRGFARQHALRGEAKAQNLEVDPTQVNARLEKLKQRYESEEQFQKQLARNNMTVDSVRSLLADQFRQQQLQRQMAENYEEPSSDDVTAYSEKNRRIRAQHILIKAGENAPESEVDSARKAAAALVDSAKMEDVDFAELARRHSQGPSAQKGGDLGFFTRDRMVDKFAEAAYALSDSGDVAPEPVRTRFGFHVIRLTNAGEPMDTTKARKQMTKERRQQAVEDQINALLEDATVRTNPDIVSAGLRE; translated from the coding sequence ATGCGTTCCCCAACCCTTTCGCGCCTTCTCCCAGTCGTTGCGCTTCCCGCCCTCCTCTTGCTGGTCGGGTGCGGGGGGGAAAGCGGAACCAGTTCCGAGACCGCGGACGTGCCCTACCAGGTGGGCAGTCCCGTGTCCGACTCCACTGTGGCCCTCGTCGTGTCGTCCGAATACGGCGCCGACACCCTCTCGGCCCAGCGCTACCAGCAGCAGGTGCGGATGTCGATGAAGCGCCAGGCCCCCAGTCAGCAGTCTGAGGACCAGATGCAGGAGACGCACCGCCAGCTCATTCGCGGCTTTGCGCGTCAGCATGCCCTTCGGGGAGAAGCCAAGGCCCAGAACCTTGAAGTCGACCCCACGCAGGTGAACGCACGCCTCGAGAAGCTCAAGCAGCGGTACGAGAGTGAGGAACAGTTCCAGAAGCAGTTGGCCCGCAACAACATGACGGTCGACTCGGTCCGCAGCCTGCTGGCCGACCAGTTTCGTCAACAGCAGCTGCAGCGACAGATGGCCGAGAACTACGAGGAGCCGTCCTCCGACGACGTCACGGCGTACAGCGAGAAGAATCGGCGCATCCGGGCCCAGCACATTCTGATTAAAGCAGGCGAGAACGCCCCGGAGTCAGAGGTCGACTCGGCCCGAAAGGCCGCGGCGGCCCTCGTAGACAGTGCAAAGATGGAAGACGTCGACTTTGCTGAACTCGCCCGCCGCCACAGCCAGGGCCCATCCGCCCAGAAGGGCGGCGACCTTGGCTTCTTTACCCGGGACCGGATGGTCGATAAGTTTGCCGAGGCGGCTTACGCCCTCTCCGACTCCGGCGACGTCGCCCCCGAGCCGGTACGTACGCGGTTTGGCTTCCACGTCATCCGGCTGACCAACGCCGGGGAACCGATGGATACGACCAAGGCGCGGAAGCAAATGACAAAGGAGCGCCGGCAGCAGGCCGTCGAGGATCAGATCAACGCGCTGCTGGAGGACGCGACCGTGCGGACCAACCCGGATATCGTCAGTGCCGGGCTGCGCGAGTAG
- a CDS encoding GNAT family N-acetyltransferase has protein sequence MASMNVTPVRRDADWEKARAIRTQVFVEEQECPPDEEWDGHDATSRHVLGWVDGEAVATARWRTVAYDEEIVAKLERFAVLDGHRGRGHGTQLVRTVLDDARRAGFDTFLVHAQAHLRDWYEALGFESTGRTFEEVGIPHVEMVRREDP, from the coding sequence ATGGCCTCGATGAACGTGACCCCTGTACGGCGCGACGCGGACTGGGAGAAGGCCCGCGCCATTCGCACGCAGGTATTCGTGGAAGAACAGGAGTGCCCCCCCGACGAGGAGTGGGACGGGCACGACGCGACGAGCCGGCACGTGCTGGGGTGGGTGGATGGGGAGGCCGTCGCCACGGCGCGGTGGCGCACGGTGGCGTACGACGAGGAGATCGTCGCCAAGCTTGAGCGCTTCGCCGTTCTGGACGGCCACCGCGGACGAGGGCATGGCACACAACTCGTGCGGACGGTCCTCGACGATGCCCGCCGCGCCGGCTTCGACACGTTTCTGGTCCACGCCCAGGCGCACCTACGGGACTGGTACGAGGCCCTCGGGTTCGAGTCGACGGGCCGAACCTTCGAGGAGGTCGGCATTCCCCACGTCGAGATGGTCCGACGTGAGGATCCGTGA
- a CDS encoding HD domain-containing protein produces the protein MPSSTDAWGLWEDRFAAFLDAQASDADAAHDRAHVDRVVTTARQLAQDETAQMDVVVPAAWLHDCVVLSKDAPNRAEAARRAADAARDFLADEGYPDQWIPDIEHAIAAHSYSGDTDPETVEAKVVQDADRLDALGAVGIARCFTVGGALDQSLYNPDDPFCDDRAPDDDTYTLDHFYAKLLRLPDTMQTETGRTEAKRRAAYMRSYLNRLDDEISAA, from the coding sequence ATGCCTTCCTCCACCGACGCCTGGGGCCTCTGGGAAGACCGGTTCGCCGCCTTCCTCGACGCCCAGGCCTCCGACGCCGACGCGGCCCACGACCGTGCCCACGTTGACCGTGTCGTGACGACGGCCCGCCAACTGGCCCAGGACGAAACGGCCCAGATGGACGTCGTCGTGCCCGCCGCCTGGCTCCACGACTGCGTGGTCCTGTCGAAGGACGCCCCCAACCGTGCCGAAGCCGCGCGGCGCGCGGCGGACGCGGCGCGCGATTTTCTCGCGGACGAGGGGTATCCCGATCAGTGGATTCCCGACATCGAGCACGCCATCGCCGCCCATAGCTACTCGGGCGACACCGACCCCGAGACCGTCGAGGCGAAGGTGGTGCAGGATGCCGACCGGCTCGATGCCCTCGGGGCCGTCGGCATTGCCCGCTGCTTCACCGTGGGCGGGGCGCTGGACCAGTCGCTCTACAACCCCGACGACCCGTTCTGTGACGACCGCGCCCCCGACGACGACACGTACACGCTCGACCACTTCTACGCCAAACTGCTGCGCCTCCCCGACACGATGCAGACCGAGACGGGGCGCACCGAGGCCAAGCGGCGCGCAGCGTACATGCGGTCGTACCTGAACCGGCTCGACGACGAGATCAGTGCGGCCTGA
- a CDS encoding DUF2480 family protein, with protein sequence MESIENRVAQGEIEVYNLADLWDDRPVTELDISTFLVDGLMLKEKAFRSEVDAHDWSQYADEHVALYCSTDAIVPTWGYMLIASELRDSAQSTTFGRADDLRREYYVAALDAEDWSVYEDKPVVIKGCGDDVVPEMAYVHATQKLQGVAKKLMYGEPCSSVPLWRRPQEDKPKPDAEAVGVKKPDLPTPNA encoded by the coding sequence ATGGAATCGATTGAGAACCGCGTTGCCCAGGGCGAAATCGAGGTCTATAACCTGGCCGACCTCTGGGACGATCGGCCCGTCACGGAGCTCGACATCAGCACGTTTCTCGTAGACGGCCTGATGTTGAAGGAGAAGGCGTTCCGATCGGAGGTCGATGCGCACGACTGGTCCCAGTACGCGGACGAGCATGTCGCCCTGTACTGCTCGACGGACGCCATCGTGCCGACCTGGGGGTACATGCTGATCGCGTCGGAGCTTCGCGACAGTGCCCAGTCCACCACCTTCGGCCGGGCCGACGACCTCCGGCGCGAGTACTACGTGGCGGCACTCGACGCGGAAGACTGGTCGGTCTACGAGGACAAGCCCGTCGTCATCAAGGGCTGTGGGGACGACGTGGTGCCGGAGATGGCCTACGTCCACGCCACCCAGAAGCTGCAGGGCGTGGCCAAAAAGCTGATGTACGGCGAGCCCTGCTCGTCCGTCCCCCTCTGGCGCCGGCCTCAGGAAGACAAGCCGAAACCCGACGCCGAGGCCGTGGGCGTGAAGAAGCCGGACCTTCCCACCCCGAACGCGTAG
- a CDS encoding DUF2914 domain-containing protein, with amino-acid sequence MGSLGRLVQGLVRRPHYRLVRRLYHRHETLAPLLLFFGGVTWDALTLQRIGALLDNVILGGYLLLLGGAIALTLLDRHGRPLPPSLRALSTWSVGAIQFLTGGLFSAYVIYYTRSASLTTASLFLLVLVGLLLANEWIWSRHQGGHLLIGLYFLAVFCYLTFLLPVVLGTMGFWVFLTSGILSIGVTTGLLLVLRRQGVFVRLRSFLGALCVIALLFGGLTTFYVQHWIPPVPLALEHIGVYHDADRAGDAFVLRQERASRAWFWTGDGDDPFHYAPTDTVHCFTAIYAPTAFQADVTHRWQRYVPSRDAWVDTDRIAYQVVGGRRSGYRGVTYKQHVSPGRWRVTVETEAGRPIGRTHFTVVAEDPARTPAFTTHRYP; translated from the coding sequence ATGGGCTCGCTAGGCCGCCTGGTGCAGGGCCTCGTTCGGCGTCCTCACTATCGCCTCGTCCGGCGGCTGTATCACCGCCACGAGACGCTTGCCCCGCTTCTGCTCTTCTTTGGCGGCGTCACCTGGGACGCCCTCACCCTCCAGCGCATCGGCGCCCTACTCGACAACGTTATCCTCGGGGGGTACCTGTTGCTCCTCGGCGGCGCGATCGCACTCACTCTTCTCGACCGGCACGGCCGCCCGCTCCCCCCCTCGCTTCGGGCGCTCAGTACGTGGTCCGTCGGTGCGATTCAGTTCCTGACCGGCGGGCTGTTCAGCGCCTACGTGATCTACTACACGCGGAGCGCCTCCCTCACCACGGCGTCTCTGTTCCTGCTCGTGCTGGTGGGACTCCTCCTCGCCAACGAGTGGATCTGGAGCCGACACCAGGGCGGGCATCTGCTCATTGGGCTCTACTTCTTGGCCGTCTTCTGCTACCTCACGTTCCTCCTGCCCGTCGTCCTGGGAACGATGGGCTTCTGGGTGTTTCTGACGAGCGGCATCCTGAGCATCGGTGTGACGACGGGACTGCTGCTCGTGCTCCGCCGACAGGGGGTCTTCGTCCGCCTCCGGTCCTTTTTGGGCGCCCTGTGCGTGATTGCCCTTCTCTTCGGCGGGCTCACCACCTTCTACGTCCAACACTGGATTCCGCCGGTGCCGCTCGCCCTCGAGCATATTGGGGTGTACCACGACGCCGACCGGGCGGGGGACGCCTTCGTCCTTCGTCAAGAACGTGCCTCCCGGGCCTGGTTTTGGACGGGGGACGGCGATGACCCCTTCCACTACGCCCCCACAGACACGGTGCACTGCTTCACGGCCATCTACGCCCCGACTGCCTTCCAGGCGGACGTCACCCATCGCTGGCAGCGCTACGTGCCCTCGCGCGACGCCTGGGTGGATACCGACCGCATTGCGTATCAGGTGGTGGGCGGGCGGCGCAGTGGCTACCGGGGCGTCACCTATAAGCAGCACGTCTCTCCCGGACGGTGGCGCGTCACCGTAGAGACGGAGGCGGGGCGTCCGATCGGCCGCACACACTTTACGGTGGTGGCCGAGGACCCGGCCCGCACGCCTGCATTCACGACCCATCGGTATCCGTAA
- a CDS encoding SDR family NAD(P)-dependent oxidoreductase produces the protein MDLDLSNQTILVTGASRGIGRAAAEALADTGATVAVHYGRSEDAAAEVVAACGRGARAFQADLSTLEATDALIERVVDAYGRLDALVLNAGVAVPTPLDDDTQSWGDAWAETMHVNLRAPELLCRHALDHFRSRSPSGGRIISVASRAAFRGDTPDYMTYAASKAGLVALTRSIAREFGTDGVKAFTLAPGFTRTDMAQDFIEEYGEAHATSDLALNELTEPADVAAVVVFLASGHADHATGTTVDVNAGSYVH, from the coding sequence ATGGACCTTGACCTGTCGAACCAGACCATTCTCGTGACTGGCGCGAGCCGCGGCATCGGGCGGGCCGCCGCCGAGGCCCTCGCCGACACCGGGGCCACCGTGGCCGTGCACTACGGCCGGAGCGAAGACGCGGCGGCGGAGGTCGTAGCAGCCTGCGGCCGCGGCGCCCGCGCGTTCCAGGCCGACCTCTCGACGCTGGAGGCGACGGACGCTCTGATCGAGCGCGTGGTCGACGCCTACGGACGGCTCGACGCCCTGGTGCTCAATGCCGGCGTGGCCGTGCCGACCCCCCTGGACGATGACACCCAGTCCTGGGGCGACGCGTGGGCCGAGACGATGCACGTCAACCTGCGGGCCCCCGAGCTGCTGTGCCGACATGCCCTCGATCACTTCCGATCCCGTTCGCCGTCCGGCGGACGCATCATCAGCGTGGCCTCCCGGGCCGCGTTTCGGGGCGACACGCCCGACTACATGACGTACGCGGCCTCCAAGGCCGGGCTGGTTGCGCTCACGCGCTCCATCGCCCGCGAATTTGGGACGGACGGGGTTAAAGCCTTCACGCTCGCCCCCGGCTTCACGCGCACCGACATGGCGCAGGACTTCATCGAGGAGTACGGGGAGGCCCACGCGACGAGCGACCTCGCGCTCAACGAGCTCACCGAGCCCGCCGACGTGGCCGCGGTCGTCGTGTTTCTCGCCAGCGGCCACGCGGACCACGCCACCGGCACCACCGTCGACGTCAACGCCGGAAGTTACGTGCATTGA
- a CDS encoding alpha/beta fold hydrolase has protein sequence MPYDTVDDTRLHYTERGRGAPLLFVHGLGSSSRDWAAQVDDFAKRYRVLRVDLRGHGRSERGEGPYSIAQFAREVAVLLRKHAHEPAHVVGLSMGGMVALELAASAPRLLRSLVVVNSVADMRLHSWRDVWFYVSRRLAVQALGMRRVGRLLARQLFVKPDQGALRRTLVERWAGTDKQAYLWSMDAIMRWSVADRLPRIDTPTLLVSSDEDYTPVAEKRKMKAQMPRAELAVVHDARHALPVERPEAFNAVVDDFLRRVEER, from the coding sequence ATGCCCTACGACACCGTCGACGACACGCGTCTTCATTACACCGAGCGGGGGCGGGGCGCCCCCCTCCTCTTCGTGCACGGCCTGGGGTCGAGCAGCCGCGACTGGGCCGCGCAGGTCGATGACTTCGCCAAGCGCTACCGTGTGCTTCGGGTCGACCTGCGGGGGCACGGGCGCTCCGAGCGGGGCGAAGGCCCGTATTCCATTGCCCAGTTTGCGAGGGAGGTGGCTGTGCTCTTGCGCAAGCATGCGCACGAACCGGCGCACGTGGTGGGCCTGTCCATGGGGGGCATGGTCGCCCTTGAGTTGGCTGCAAGTGCACCGCGGCTTCTCCGCAGCCTTGTCGTCGTCAACAGCGTGGCCGACATGCGGCTCCACTCGTGGCGCGACGTATGGTTCTACGTCTCGCGCCGGCTGGCGGTGCAGGCCCTCGGCATGCGGCGGGTTGGGCGGCTGCTCGCCCGTCAGCTGTTTGTGAAGCCGGACCAGGGGGCCCTCCGGCGCACGCTCGTCGAGCGCTGGGCCGGAACCGACAAACAGGCCTACCTCTGGTCCATGGATGCAATCATGCGGTGGAGCGTGGCGGACCGCCTCCCCCGCATCGACACGCCCACACTGCTCGTGTCCTCGGACGAGGACTACACCCCAGTGGCAGAAAAGAGGAAGATGAAGGCACAGATGCCCCGGGCCGAGCTTGCCGTCGTGCACGATGCCCGGCACGCGCTGCCGGTCGAGCGCCCGGAGGCGTTCAACGCAGTCGTGGACGACTTCCTGAGGCGAGTTGAAGAGAGGTAG
- a CDS encoding polyhydroxyalkanoate synthesis regulator DNA-binding domain-containing protein, protein MARRIKRYDNRKLYDTETSEYVSLSDIAALVRQGNTVEVVDKATGEDITAQTLTQIILEEGRNGAPVIPPDLLHTLLRRSGEALDTGLDQIRSTVDGLVERSLGQLKRLVQSPRRRELDDLRRQLRHLEQRLSALLDDLDAPSPSDSDAHRHPQEASGETPTAEPVQPPSRD, encoded by the coding sequence ATGGCTCGACGGATCAAGCGCTACGACAACCGAAAGCTGTACGATACCGAAACGAGCGAGTACGTGTCGTTGAGCGACATCGCCGCGCTCGTACGGCAAGGCAACACCGTGGAGGTCGTGGACAAGGCGACCGGTGAAGACATTACGGCCCAGACGCTCACCCAGATCATCCTGGAAGAGGGGAGGAACGGCGCCCCCGTCATCCCGCCGGACCTGCTCCACACGTTGCTGCGTCGCAGTGGCGAGGCCCTCGACACGGGACTCGACCAGATCCGCTCGACGGTCGACGGCCTGGTGGAACGCTCACTGGGACAACTGAAACGGCTCGTCCAGAGCCCCCGAAGGCGAGAACTCGACGACCTCCGACGACAGCTGCGCCACCTGGAGCAGCGACTATCCGCTCTGCTGGACGACCTCGACGCCCCGTCCCCCTCGGATTCAGACGCCCACCGACATCCACAGGAGGCTTCCGGGGAGACGCCCACCGCCGAGCCCGTTCAGCCGCCTTCTCGGGACTGA
- a CDS encoding phasin family protein, with product MTTEHDAPDSENLQDELTERGREVWLAGLGALATVEEEGTKLFNRLVDRGQDFEEERQAKIEEATEKVREQSDEALAQLEEAGEETQSMLADSVKAALERFGVPTQTEVDDLAEKVDHLSRQVEELADRLAEDEAPSSDES from the coding sequence ATGACGACTGAACACGACGCCCCCGACTCCGAAAACCTACAGGATGAACTTACCGAGCGCGGCCGCGAGGTGTGGCTGGCCGGCCTTGGGGCCCTAGCTACGGTCGAAGAGGAAGGCACGAAGCTCTTCAATCGCCTCGTGGACCGGGGACAAGACTTTGAGGAGGAGCGCCAGGCCAAGATTGAAGAGGCGACCGAGAAGGTCCGCGAGCAGAGCGACGAGGCCCTCGCCCAACTCGAAGAGGCCGGGGAGGAAACGCAGTCGATGCTCGCCGACTCTGTAAAGGCCGCCCTGGAGCGCTTCGGCGTTCCTACCCAGACGGAAGTCGACGACCTGGCAGAAAAAGTGGACCACCTGTCCAGACAGGTCGAGGAGCTTGCCGACCGCCTCGCGGAGGACGAGGCCCCTTCTTCGGACGAATCGTAG